One genomic region from Jilunia laotingensis encodes:
- a CDS encoding glycosyltransferase: MEAFTFNTIDTILLAATGVLLIIQLIYYLGLYNRIHIRNTADRKGEIHFTQELPPLSVIICARNESENLRCFLPAILEQDYPQFEVIVINDGSTDESEEVLTLLEEKYRHLYHSFTPDSARYISRKKLALTLGIKASKHDWLVFTEANCKPASNQWLCLMARNFTPRTQVVLGYSGYEPCKGWLHKRIAFDSLFTSLRYLGFALAGKPYMAIGRNLAYRKELFFSQKGYSTHLNLQRGEDDLFINQVANGENTRVETDSNAIVRMQPVERYKDWKEEKISYLATARYYQGSQRYFLGFETFSRLLFYAAFLTAIVLGVLHFHWIVASIALFAWLLRFTVQAFIINKTATEQKEQRHYYFSLPLFDILQPLQTLKFRLYRVYRGKGDFMRR; encoded by the coding sequence ATGGAAGCATTTACATTCAACACCATCGACACGATTCTACTAGCTGCGACAGGTGTTCTTCTGATTATCCAACTCATCTACTATCTGGGGCTTTACAACCGGATACACATACGAAACACTGCCGACCGGAAAGGCGAAATACATTTCACTCAGGAGCTTCCTCCCCTCTCCGTCATCATCTGCGCCCGTAACGAATCGGAAAACCTGCGTTGCTTCCTGCCTGCCATACTCGAACAGGATTATCCACAATTCGAAGTGATCGTCATCAATGACGGCTCGACAGACGAAAGCGAAGAGGTGCTGACTCTATTGGAAGAAAAATACCGCCATTTGTATCATAGTTTCACACCGGACAGCGCACGTTACATCAGTCGTAAGAAACTAGCTTTGACACTGGGCATTAAAGCTAGCAAACACGATTGGCTGGTATTTACGGAAGCAAATTGCAAACCGGCAAGCAATCAGTGGTTGTGCCTGATGGCACGTAACTTCACGCCACGGACACAGGTCGTATTAGGCTATAGCGGATACGAACCTTGTAAAGGATGGTTGCACAAGCGGATTGCGTTCGATTCGCTATTCACCTCTTTACGATATCTGGGATTCGCACTTGCAGGAAAGCCTTATATGGCAATCGGCAGGAACCTGGCTTATCGCAAAGAATTATTCTTCTCGCAAAAGGGATACTCCACCCACCTGAACTTACAACGGGGTGAAGATGATTTATTCATCAACCAAGTGGCAAACGGAGAAAATACACGGGTAGAAACAGACAGCAATGCCATTGTAAGGATGCAACCGGTAGAAAGATATAAAGACTGGAAAGAAGAGAAAATCAGTTATCTGGCTACTGCACGTTACTATCAAGGCTCACAAAGATACTTTCTGGGGTTTGAAACTTTCAGCCGTCTCTTATTTTATGCAGCATTCCTGACCGCTATTGTGCTGGGAGTGTTGCATTTTCACTGGATTGTTGCCTCCATCGCTCTCTTTGCGTGGCTATTGCGCTTCACGGTACAAGCATTTATTATCAATAAGACAGCGACAGAGCAAAAAGAACAAAGACATTATTATTTTTCCTTGCCCTTATTCGATATTTTACAACCGCTACAAACACTGAAATT
- a CDS encoding AI-2E family transporter, with translation MSIKEQYWKYSLITIILGVGFILFRQITPFLGGLLGALTIYILVRKQMIHLTEKRKMKRSFAATLITAEAIFCFLIPLALTVWLVVSKLQNFNLDPQSIITPIEETAKIIKERTGYDVLGSDTLSFIASVLPRIGQAVMGGISSFAVNLFVLVFVLYFMLIGGTKMEAYINEILPFNATNTQHVIHEINMIVRSNAIGIPLLAVIQGGVAMIGYFIFGTPNALLLGFLTCFATVIPMVGTALIWFPTAVYMALTGDLFNGIGLVAYGAIVVSQLDNLIRFILQKRMADIHPLITIFGVVIGLSLFGFMGVIFGPLLLSLFFLFVDMFKREYLDGKK, from the coding sequence ATGAGCATTAAAGAACAATACTGGAAATATTCTCTAATCACCATCATTCTGGGTGTAGGTTTTATCCTCTTCCGGCAAATCACCCCTTTTCTGGGAGGATTGTTAGGAGCATTGACCATCTATATTCTTGTCAGGAAACAGATGATACACCTCACCGAAAAACGAAAAATGAAACGTAGCTTCGCTGCTACGCTCATTACAGCCGAAGCCATATTCTGTTTCCTGATTCCTTTGGCACTTACCGTATGGCTGGTGGTGAGCAAATTACAGAACTTCAATCTCGACCCACAATCAATCATCACCCCTATCGAAGAAACGGCAAAAATCATTAAGGAAAGAACAGGTTATGACGTATTGGGTAGCGACACTTTATCATTCATCGCTTCCGTACTTCCCCGCATCGGACAGGCAGTAATGGGAGGCATCAGCAGTTTTGCAGTCAACCTTTTTGTATTGGTATTCGTTCTTTATTTCATGCTGATAGGCGGTACGAAAATGGAAGCATACATCAACGAGATTTTACCGTTCAATGCAACAAACACCCAGCATGTGATCCATGAAATAAATATGATTGTCCGTTCCAACGCTATCGGTATTCCGTTATTAGCCGTCATACAAGGCGGGGTAGCCATGATCGGCTATTTCATTTTCGGTACACCGAACGCATTGTTACTCGGATTCCTGACCTGTTTTGCCACGGTCATCCCGATGGTAGGTACAGCCCTCATATGGTTCCCCACAGCTGTATATATGGCACTCACCGGTGACTTATTCAACGGGATCGGATTGGTTGCCTACGGTGCCATCGTCGTATCCCAACTCGACAATCTGATCCGCTTTATCCTGCAAAAGAGAATGGCGGACATCCATCCGTTGATCACTATTTTCGGAGTCGTCATCGGACTTTCCTTATTCGGCTTTATGGGGGTGATCTTCGGCCCGTTGCTTCTTTCCCTCTTCTTCCTGTTCGTAGACATGTTCAAAAGAGAATACCTGGACGGGAAAAAATAA
- the trxA gene encoding thioredoxin, with the protein MKLIKTTLTIVSLMLALSACASNANENNENINNNKKETNMSVIHLTKAEFLKKVYNFEANPNEWKYEGDKPAIIDFYATWCGPCKAISPVLEELAKEYDGKIYIYKIDVDQEKDLASAFGIRSIPTLIFAPMGKDPQVIQGALPKDQLKKAINDVLLSK; encoded by the coding sequence ATGAAACTAATCAAAACGACTCTTACTATTGTTAGTCTTATGCTGGCACTCAGTGCCTGTGCCAGTAATGCAAATGAGAATAATGAAAACATAAATAATAACAAAAAAGAAACGAATATGAGTGTAATACATTTAACCAAAGCTGAGTTTTTAAAGAAAGTATATAACTTCGAAGCCAATCCGAACGAGTGGAAATACGAAGGTGACAAACCCGCCATCATCGACTTCTATGCCACTTGGTGCGGTCCTTGCAAAGCAATCTCACCCGTATTGGAGGAATTGGCAAAAGAGTATGACGGTAAGATATATATCTATAAAATAGACGTAGACCAGGAAAAGGATCTTGCCTCAGCCTTCGGCATACGCAGCATACCGACTCTGATTTTTGCTCCGATGGGTAAAGACCCACAGGTAATTCAAGGTGCATTGCCCAAAGACCAATTGAAAAAAGCAATCAATGATGTTTTGTTAAGCAAGTAA
- the bioD gene encoding dethiobiotin synthase — MKENVLFVSGIDTDAGKSYATGFLARELNRQGNRTITQKFIQTGNIGYSEDIDLHRRIMGIPHTEEDRLGLTMPEIFSYPASPHLAARLDRREIDFNKMEQATEELSQRYDTVLLEGAGGLMVPLTEELLTIDYIAQKNYPLIFVTSGKLGSINHTLLSFEAIKNRNIHLHTVMYNLYPTVKDKTIQEDTQAFIENYIRKHFPETQFMLVPEIK, encoded by the coding sequence ATGAAAGAGAATGTTTTATTTGTTTCCGGCATTGACACCGATGCCGGAAAGAGTTATGCCACAGGCTTTCTTGCCCGTGAACTGAATCGACAAGGGAACCGGACGATCACCCAAAAATTTATCCAGACCGGGAATATAGGCTATTCGGAAGACATAGACCTGCACCGCCGTATCATGGGCATTCCCCATACTGAAGAAGATCGGCTCGGATTAACGATGCCGGAAATATTTTCATACCCCGCATCCCCACATCTTGCTGCACGATTGGACAGAAGGGAGATCGATTTTAATAAAATGGAACAAGCAACTGAAGAACTGAGCCAACGATACGACACCGTTCTCCTTGAAGGAGCAGGTGGTCTGATGGTTCCTCTGACCGAAGAATTGCTCACGATCGATTACATAGCACAAAAAAACTATCCTCTTATCTTTGTAACTTCTGGTAAATTGGGAAGCATAAACCACACATTGTTAAGTTTCGAAGCCATAAAAAACAGGAATATTCATCTGCACACTGTGATGTATAATCTCTATCCTACGGTAAAAGATAAAACCATACAAGAAGACACACAGGCATTTATTGAAAATTATATCAGAAAACATTTCCCAGAAACACAATTTATGCTTGTACCAGAGATTAAATAA